Proteins found in one Candidatus Margulisiibacteriota bacterium genomic segment:
- a CDS encoding aconitate hydratase, protein MNVVEKILREHLKEGSLSKSAEIGIHIDQTLTQDATGTMAYLEFEAIGLKQIKTDLSVSYIDHNTLQDGFENADDHRYLQSIAEKFGLYFSKAGNGICHQVHLESFAIPGKTLLGSDSHTPTAGGIGMLAIGAGGLDVAVAMAGGPFYLPNPKIVRINLEGKLKPFVTAKDIILKILQLLTTKGNVGYIIEYGGIGLKYLSVPERATITNMGAELGVTTSIFPSDEITYEFMKAQGRSRDWKEILPDKGSRYAKTLTINLAELKPMVALPHSPDNVKEVNAVEGTTVDQVLIGSCTNSSYKDLFTVARLLKNKKINSNVSFGIAPGSKQVLEMISKKGLLAPMIAAGARILESTCGFCIGMGQSPTTDAVSLRTNNRNFQGRSGTESAGIYLVSPETAVASALTGKITDPAGYFKNTKIEYQQPVKFIVNQSLLIKPLPEKEREKIKIIKGPNIGDPPFNNHLEEELNARVCIKVGDKITTDHIMPAGSYLKYRSNIDKYSQVVFKNVDPEFAARCIANKSEGLAGIIIGGLSYGQGSSREHAAICPMYLGVRVVLVKSIERIHRANLINFGIIPLLLSYSGDYDNFQLGDDLLIENLPDSLKNKTSIVVLNKTKKKRINTLAEFSDREISYLLAGGKLNTLKEK, encoded by the coding sequence GTGAATGTTGTAGAAAAGATCCTCCGCGAGCATTTGAAGGAAGGGTCTTTATCAAAATCCGCGGAAATCGGTATTCATATAGACCAGACTTTAACTCAGGACGCTACCGGGACCATGGCTTATCTGGAATTCGAGGCCATCGGTCTCAAACAAATAAAAACAGACCTCTCGGTAAGTTATATAGATCACAACACTTTGCAGGATGGTTTTGAAAACGCCGATGATCATCGCTATCTGCAAAGCATCGCTGAAAAATTCGGTCTTTACTTTTCCAAAGCAGGAAACGGTATATGCCATCAGGTACATCTGGAATCCTTTGCCATACCGGGGAAAACTCTTCTAGGCTCGGATTCACACACTCCTACAGCCGGTGGAATAGGCATGCTGGCCATAGGGGCAGGCGGGCTGGATGTTGCGGTAGCTATGGCCGGAGGCCCTTTCTATCTGCCGAATCCAAAAATTGTGCGTATTAATCTGGAAGGCAAGCTCAAACCTTTTGTAACTGCTAAAGATATAATTTTAAAAATCCTGCAACTGCTTACAACCAAAGGGAACGTCGGCTATATCATAGAATATGGCGGGATAGGTCTCAAATATTTATCTGTACCGGAAAGAGCAACCATTACCAATATGGGAGCCGAGCTGGGAGTAACAACATCTATTTTCCCGTCAGATGAGATAACCTATGAATTTATGAAAGCGCAGGGACGATCTCGGGACTGGAAAGAAATTTTACCTGATAAGGGTTCCAGATACGCCAAAACGTTGACCATTAATTTAGCGGAATTAAAACCTATGGTCGCATTACCACATTCACCTGACAATGTTAAAGAGGTCAATGCTGTGGAAGGCACAACGGTTGACCAGGTGCTGATTGGCAGTTGCACAAACAGTTCCTACAAGGATTTATTTACAGTAGCCCGGCTCTTGAAAAATAAAAAAATTAATTCCAATGTTTCTTTCGGGATAGCACCCGGTTCCAAGCAGGTTTTAGAAATGATCAGTAAAAAAGGCCTTTTAGCCCCAATGATAGCGGCAGGTGCCAGAATACTGGAATCAACCTGCGGTTTCTGTATAGGCATGGGGCAGTCTCCAACAACAGACGCAGTCAGCCTGCGTACAAATAACCGTAATTTTCAAGGTCGTAGCGGTACCGAAAGCGCGGGGATATATCTGGTCAGCCCAGAAACTGCCGTAGCTTCAGCCCTAACCGGTAAAATAACCGATCCGGCTGGTTATTTTAAAAATACAAAAATCGAGTATCAGCAGCCGGTCAAATTTATTGTTAATCAATCGTTATTAATCAAACCGTTGCCCGAAAAGGAACGAGAAAAAATTAAAATAATCAAAGGGCCCAATATCGGTGATCCACCTTTTAACAACCACCTGGAAGAAGAACTGAACGCCCGTGTTTGCATAAAAGTAGGAGATAAAATTACTACTGATCATATTATGCCTGCTGGTTCTTATCTCAAGTATCGTTCCAATATCGATAAATACTCTCAGGTAGTCTTCAAAAATGTAGACCCGGAATTTGCCGCACGTTGTATTGCCAATAAAAGCGAAGGATTAGCCGGCATCATTATAGGCGGCCTGAGTTATGGACAGGGATCCAGTCGTGAGCATGCTGCAATTTGCCCGATGTACCTGGGTGTGCGGGTAGTGCTGGTAAAAAGCATAGAACGCATTCACCGGGCGAACCTGATTAATTTCGGGATTATCCCGCTACTTCTTTCCTACTCCGGTGATTATGACAATTTCCAGCTGGGTGACGATTTATTAATTGAAAACCTGCCGGACAGTTTAAAAAATAAAACATCTATAGTAGTACTGAATAAAACAAAGAAAAAAAGAATTAATACACTGGCGGAATTTTCCGACCGGGAAATCAGCTATCTGTTGGCAGGCGGCAAATTAAACACTTTAAAGGAGAAATAA
- a CDS encoding histone-lysine N-methyltransferase, whose translation MEYTKSHGFLKKTRDTYNLVDRKDPELYRDLFPYSEVPKVVFDDNIVTFDVPEEIWITDTTFRDGQQSRAPFTVEQIVEIYKFLNRLSGKNGVIRQSEFFLYTDKDKKAVEQVLALGYRYPEVTGWIRAAKEDFKLVKQMGLKETGILTSVSDYHIFLKLKKTRKEAFDSYVEMVEVALENGVLPRCHLEDITRADIYGFVVPFVQKLMDIANNAKTPIKIRLCDTMGYGIPYPGATLPRGTAKLVHAFKNECGVPSEWLEWHGHNDFHKVVDNTVTAWLHGISAANCAIFGIGERTGNAPLEGLIFEYISLMGSLNGIDTLVITEMKEYFEKELGHQFPKNYPFIGEDFNVTRAGIHADGLVKNEEIYNIFDTQKLLNRPLSVSISDKSGTAGILHWIYKKYPAALEKNVTKKHPAILKIYDWIMDEYNLGRSTSISDEEMEKLVIKYLPELSTSPYAKFRKKLADEAVSIIEHIATKNELKSMVPQKIEPILEEMALNDQAMKLLSVTNTKGKKITKNITQIEDKKAYEHKLLDEDFSDRDWFIQPIKHGSSYISDLYMSKITGNPTITVSTPVFDHEEKIIGILAIDFNFDELAMEIG comes from the coding sequence TTGGAATATACAAAAAGCCACGGTTTCTTAAAAAAAACTAGAGATACTTATAATCTGGTAGACCGCAAAGACCCGGAACTTTACCGCGACTTATTCCCTTATTCCGAAGTTCCCAAAGTTGTATTTGACGATAACATTGTCACCTTTGATGTTCCTGAAGAAATATGGATAACCGATACTACTTTCCGTGACGGACAACAATCACGAGCTCCTTTTACAGTAGAGCAAATTGTAGAAATTTATAAATTTCTTAATCGTCTGAGCGGAAAAAACGGCGTAATAAGACAAAGCGAATTTTTTCTGTATACAGATAAAGATAAAAAAGCAGTAGAACAGGTGCTGGCACTTGGATACAGATATCCAGAAGTTACCGGCTGGATAAGGGCTGCCAAAGAAGATTTTAAGCTGGTCAAACAAATGGGGCTGAAAGAAACAGGAATACTTACCAGTGTTTCTGACTATCATATTTTTTTAAAACTGAAAAAAACACGTAAAGAGGCGTTTGATTCCTATGTAGAAATGGTGGAAGTTGCCCTGGAAAACGGCGTACTTCCGCGTTGCCATCTGGAAGACATTACCAGAGCAGATATCTATGGATTTGTGGTTCCTTTTGTACAAAAGCTTATGGATATAGCGAATAATGCAAAAACACCGATTAAAATTCGTTTATGTGATACCATGGGCTATGGAATTCCTTATCCGGGCGCAACCTTACCCAGAGGAACAGCGAAACTGGTACACGCTTTCAAGAATGAATGCGGTGTTCCTTCGGAATGGCTGGAGTGGCATGGACATAATGATTTTCATAAAGTAGTTGATAATACAGTAACTGCCTGGTTGCACGGAATAAGCGCTGCTAATTGCGCCATTTTCGGTATAGGCGAACGAACGGGAAATGCGCCTCTGGAAGGGCTGATTTTTGAATATATCAGTCTGATGGGTTCATTAAACGGTATAGATACACTGGTTATTACTGAAATGAAAGAATATTTCGAAAAAGAACTGGGGCATCAGTTCCCAAAAAATTATCCTTTTATAGGTGAAGATTTTAATGTTACCAGAGCCGGTATTCATGCGGATGGTCTGGTTAAAAATGAAGAAATTTATAACATCTTTGATACTCAAAAACTTTTAAACAGACCTTTATCTGTTAGCATTTCCGACAAATCCGGTACGGCTGGAATTCTGCACTGGATCTATAAAAAATATCCTGCAGCCCTGGAAAAAAATGTAACTAAAAAACATCCGGCCATCTTAAAAATATATGACTGGATAATGGATGAATACAATCTGGGCAGATCAACCTCTATTTCCGATGAAGAAATGGAAAAACTGGTAATTAAATATTTGCCGGAATTATCCACTTCTCCCTACGCGAAATTCAGAAAAAAACTTGCAGATGAAGCAGTAAGCATCATAGAACACATTGCCACCAAGAATGAATTAAAATCGATGGTACCACAAAAAATTGAACCTATACTGGAAGAAATGGCTTTGAATGATCAGGCCATGAAGCTGCTATCAGTTACAAATACCAAGGGTAAAAAAATTACGAAAAACATCACTCAGATCGAAGACAAAAAGGCATATGAACATAAACTATTGGACGAAGATTTTTCAGACAGGGATTGGTTTATTCAACCGATTAAGCATGGCAGCTCATATATTTCCGACCTGTATATGTCAAAAATCACAGGGAATCCTACAATTACCGTCTCCACGCCCGTATTTGACCATGAAGAAAAAATCATAGGGATACTGGCTATAGACTTCAACTTCGATGAACTGGCTATGGAGATAGGGTAG